Proteins encoded by one window of Phosphitispora fastidiosa:
- the cobT gene encoding nicotinate-nucleotide--dimethylbenzimidazole phosphoribosyltransferase yields the protein MSLLEKTLQQIGDLDRASMEQTQERLNNLIKPPGSLGVLEEMVLQLSGIYSDPMPKTGKKVIIVMGADHGVVQEGVSAFPPMVTIAMMPTFADGIASVCVLGRHAGAEIVPVDIGVAAPIDHPGVINRKIKFGTDNMLKGPAMSREEAVKAIETGIEIANNEISKGARVLGTGDMGIGNTTPSSAILSVLGGFTPEEVTGRGTGVDDQSLSNKAVVIQKAIELNRPDKNDPVDVLAKVGGLEIGGIAGTILAASASRVPVVVDGFISSAGALIAARLAPNSVSFMIPSHCSAEQAHRTMLECVGLRPILDMKMRLGEGTGAALAMSVLDASIKMLHEVGTFKDIGM from the coding sequence ATGAGTTTACTTGAAAAGACCCTGCAGCAAATTGGGGATTTAGACCGTGCCAGCATGGAACAGACCCAGGAGAGGCTGAACAATCTGATCAAGCCCCCCGGGAGCCTAGGCGTACTCGAGGAAATGGTCCTTCAGCTTAGCGGCATCTACAGTGACCCTATGCCCAAAACAGGAAAAAAAGTAATCATAGTCATGGGAGCTGACCATGGTGTGGTCCAGGAAGGGGTTAGCGCATTCCCCCCAATGGTAACTATTGCTATGATGCCAACCTTTGCTGATGGAATTGCCAGTGTCTGCGTACTTGGCAGGCATGCCGGGGCAGAGATTGTCCCCGTTGATATCGGAGTGGCTGCCCCAATTGACCACCCGGGGGTCATCAACCGGAAGATAAAATTCGGGACCGATAATATGCTCAAGGGCCCGGCAATGTCCCGGGAAGAAGCCGTCAAGGCAATTGAAACCGGAATTGAGATAGCCAATAATGAAATCAGCAAGGGTGCCCGGGTTCTGGGTACCGGGGACATGGGAATTGGTAATACCACCCCCAGCAGCGCCATCCTTTCGGTTTTGGGCGGTTTCACCCCTGAAGAGGTTACCGGACGGGGAACCGGTGTTGACGACCAATCTCTTTCCAATAAAGCAGTAGTAATTCAGAAGGCCATTGAGTTAAACCGTCCGGATAAGAACGATCCTGTTGATGTCCTGGCAAAAGTGGGCGGCCTGGAAATTGGCGGCATAGCCGGAACCATACTGGCAGCATCAGCAAGCAGGGTTCCGGTTGTGGTTGATGGTTTTATCTCCAGCGCCGGTGCTCTCATTGCCGCCAGACTGGCTCCCAATTCGGTGAGCTTTATGATTCCATCACACTGTTCCGCAGAACAGGCCCACCGGACCATGCTTGAATGCGTGGGATTAAGGCCAATCCTGGATATGAAAATGAGACTAGGGGAAGGCACTGGGGCGGCCCTGGCCATGTCGGTGCTGGATGCATCAATAAAAATGCTTCATGAAGTGGGGACCTTTAAAGATATCGGCATGTAA
- a CDS encoding DUF4276 family protein: MKHIVFLLEEISMKAVLDEILPSILPDGCTFHTIKHEGKTDMEKSIPRKLRAYRIPEVQFVVLRDQDNSDCKQVKQRLLQLCFEGGRTDALVRVVCHELESWFLGDLSAVEKAFNYKGIARKQEKAQFRNPDKLANPCEVLQKMVPEYQKYSGSKKIAKFMKIDTNCSLSFNAFIEGIRKIVAAS; this comes from the coding sequence ATGAAGCATATAGTATTTTTATTGGAAGAGATTTCAATGAAAGCAGTTTTAGACGAAATACTTCCATCCATATTACCAGACGGATGTACCTTTCATACTATTAAACATGAAGGTAAAACAGACATGGAGAAATCAATTCCTCGTAAATTGCGTGCTTATAGAATTCCCGAAGTACAGTTTGTAGTGCTTCGTGACCAGGACAATAGTGATTGCAAACAGGTTAAACAAAGGCTATTGCAACTGTGCTTTGAAGGCGGACGAACTGATGCGTTAGTTCGTGTGGTCTGTCACGAGTTGGAATCATGGTTTTTAGGTGACCTTTCAGCAGTTGAAAAAGCTTTCAATTACAAAGGAATTGCTAGAAAACAAGAGAAAGCTCAATTTCGAAACCCAGATAAACTTGCTAACCCGTGCGAAGTACTGCAAAAAATGGTGCCCGAATATCAAAAATATAGTGGTTCGAAAAAAATTGCTAAATTCATGAAGATTGATACAAATTGTTCTTTGAGTTTTAACGCTTTTATCGAAGGGATTCGCAAGATTGTCGCAGCAAGCTAA
- a CDS encoding AAA family ATPase, whose amino-acid sequence MKIEGLRLKNFKIFKDLRLVNLPDMVVFLGANGSGKSTLFDAFGFLHDSLIDNVRAALTKRGGFKEVVSRDQQGPIEFEIKFRPEPGEPLVTYELHIGLDCSGLPVVSREVLKYRRGQQGAPWHFLDFSNGSGTAIVNESEYGRLGVKEEREEQKLDSPDILAIKGLGQFQKFKQVAAFRRLIEGWHVSDFHVQAARASADAGYAEHLSPTGENLPLVAQFMYQHYPEKFKQILRKMEYRVPGIKSVEAVETPDGRIVLRFQDGSFKDPFVARYVSDGTIKMFAYLLLLNDPKPHPLLCIEEPENQLHPELLFELAEEFRAYTRAGGQVFISTHSPDFVNGVELNELFWLTKSDGYSEVKRASDDELLRNLVVEGDLPGALWKQGFFEGAGPQ is encoded by the coding sequence ATGAAAATTGAAGGACTACGGTTAAAGAATTTTAAGATTTTTAAAGACCTAAGACTCGTTAATTTACCGGATATGGTTGTTTTTTTAGGAGCGAACGGCTCCGGAAAATCAACTTTGTTCGATGCTTTTGGTTTTTTGCATGATTCCTTGATAGACAATGTAAGAGCAGCCTTAACAAAACGAGGCGGATTTAAGGAAGTTGTATCACGAGACCAGCAAGGACCAATCGAATTTGAAATTAAATTTAGGCCAGAACCGGGGGAACCATTAGTTACATATGAGCTCCATATTGGTTTAGACTGCTCTGGTCTGCCAGTAGTATCAAGAGAAGTATTAAAATATCGTCGTGGACAACAAGGTGCACCATGGCACTTTCTGGATTTTTCAAATGGCTCAGGGACAGCTATCGTAAATGAAAGCGAATATGGTAGATTAGGGGTAAAGGAAGAGCGTGAAGAACAAAAACTTGATTCGCCAGACATTCTTGCTATTAAAGGACTAGGGCAATTTCAAAAGTTTAAGCAAGTAGCTGCTTTCAGGAGATTAATTGAAGGGTGGCATGTTTCCGATTTTCATGTTCAAGCGGCTCGTGCTAGTGCTGATGCGGGTTACGCAGAACACCTTTCGCCTACAGGAGAGAACTTGCCACTAGTAGCGCAGTTTATGTATCAACATTATCCGGAAAAATTTAAGCAAATTTTACGCAAAATGGAATACAGAGTCCCAGGTATAAAGTCTGTAGAAGCAGTGGAAACTCCCGATGGACGAATAGTACTCAGGTTTCAAGATGGTTCTTTTAAAGACCCGTTTGTTGCGAGATATGTTTCTGATGGGACTATAAAAATGTTTGCTTACTTGTTATTATTGAATGACCCCAAGCCACACCCATTGTTATGTATTGAGGAACCTGAAAATCAACTGCATCCCGAACTTTTATTTGAACTTGCAGAAGAGTTTAGAGCTTACACACGAGCGGGAGGACAAGTGTTTATCTCTACGCATTCGCCTGATTTTGTTAACGGAGTTGAATTAAACGAATTATTTTGGTTAACAAAAAGTGATGGTTACAGTGAAGTTAAACGTGCATCCGACGATGAACTGCTCAGAAATTTAGTAGTTGAAGGTGATTTGCCAGGGGCATTATGGAAGCAAGGCTTCTTCGAGGGAGCTGGACCGCAATGA
- a CDS encoding S41 family peptidase, with the protein MNRNFCRPLSKAVSVIAVITLLCLSGPNFVSAQENSNAGSLEYLDSMMDFIQDNYRDDVSDRQLLEGALKGMFAGLDDYSVFFTPDEASDFISDMQGEYFGIGVMISKAGDYVLVTKVFPASPAEAAGIVPGDRIVAVDGENIIGTAIYNASALIKGEAGTTVALEIIRGGQQGVIKVEAVRGPVRVNPVSYEINNEIGYIKIDVFNANTAEFLAPVMEDMEDRNISKIILDLRGNPGGEVNEVVAAGRYFIPKGLITRLDFKSEEAEDREYYSDLEKVRYELVVLINGMSASASEILAGAVQDTGAGVLVGTRTFGKSRVQNVIPLLTPEASEKYQKRLGVRLVDGFELISRYQVTPADDEIIGWVKLTTGEYFTPAGRTIDGVGLTPDVVVEDPVLLNGISVYNVSRLTVKSKPTLHTESVDVFNAEKILQMLDYDLDEPDMKYDVKTVRAVATFQKDMGLYSYGVLDFTTQSALNRELERLIKETDKQYAKAVELLDS; encoded by the coding sequence ATGAACAGGAACTTTTGCAGGCCGCTCAGCAAAGCTGTCTCAGTTATTGCAGTTATCACCCTGCTATGTCTTTCGGGACCCAATTTCGTTTCAGCACAGGAAAACAGCAACGCCGGTTCCTTAGAGTATCTGGACAGTATGATGGACTTCATTCAGGACAACTACCGGGATGATGTTTCTGACAGGCAGCTATTGGAGGGCGCGCTTAAAGGAATGTTTGCCGGACTTGACGACTATTCTGTCTTCTTTACTCCGGACGAAGCCAGTGATTTTATTTCAGACATGCAGGGTGAGTATTTTGGTATCGGGGTTATGATTTCAAAGGCTGGGGATTATGTGCTGGTCACCAAGGTGTTTCCCGCATCACCGGCTGAAGCTGCGGGAATTGTTCCTGGAGACCGGATTGTCGCTGTAGATGGGGAAAATATTATCGGTACTGCTATATATAATGCTTCAGCATTAATCAAGGGGGAGGCCGGGACTACGGTTGCTCTGGAGATTATCAGAGGCGGACAGCAGGGCGTGATAAAAGTTGAGGCCGTCAGAGGACCTGTCAGGGTCAACCCGGTTTCTTATGAAATAAATAATGAGATAGGTTACATAAAAATAGATGTCTTTAATGCAAACACCGCGGAATTTCTTGCTCCGGTCATGGAAGATATGGAGGACAGGAATATCAGCAAAATTATTCTTGACCTGAGGGGTAACCCCGGTGGAGAGGTGAATGAGGTAGTTGCAGCAGGCAGGTACTTTATCCCCAAAGGGCTGATTACCAGACTTGACTTCAAGTCTGAGGAGGCGGAAGACAGAGAATATTATTCTGATCTGGAAAAAGTCAGGTATGAACTGGTGGTACTGATAAACGGTATGAGCGCGAGCGCCAGTGAAATTCTGGCCGGAGCGGTTCAGGATACCGGAGCAGGGGTTTTGGTGGGAACCAGGACCTTTGGCAAATCGCGGGTTCAGAATGTAATTCCGCTCTTGACACCCGAGGCATCCGAAAAGTATCAGAAGCGGCTTGGAGTAAGGCTTGTGGACGGTTTTGAGCTGATTTCCCGGTATCAGGTTACTCCTGCCGATGATGAGATAATTGGGTGGGTGAAACTGACTACGGGAGAGTACTTTACCCCGGCAGGCAGGACTATCGACGGGGTCGGGCTGACACCGGATGTTGTTGTAGAGGACCCTGTATTGCTAAACGGAATCAGTGTTTACAATGTCAGCCGGCTTACCGTAAAATCCAAACCGACTCTGCATACCGAGAGTGTCGATGTCTTTAATGCAGAAAAAATACTGCAGATGCTTGATTACGATCTTGACGAACCTGATATGAAGTATGATGTGAAAACCGTAAGGGCAGTCGCCACATTCCAAAAGGATATGGGACTCTATTCCTACGGGGTGCTGGATTTTACCACCCAGAGCGCACTGAACAGAGAACTGGAACGACTCATTAAGGAGACAGACAAACAGTATGCCAAGGCGGTAGAGTTGTTGGACAGCTAG
- a CDS encoding elongator complex protein 3: MNKSHYIIPVFVPDLGCPHRCVFCNQKKITGLEQVPDSREVRRKIQSYLETMPKGEGIVREVAFYGGSFTAVDKDLQKELLQPAYEFMVKGDINSIRVSTRPDAISEDILLLLSGYGVSTVELGVQSMDDEVLWKSGRGHTSRDVLRAAALLRSWGFSLGLQMMIGLPGAAEAADLFTASELTALAPDMVRIYPCLVLKGTHLEELYCKGDYLPLELWQAVQRCKKILVMFEKEGINVIRIGLQPSEQINLTGDVIAGPYHPAFRELVESAAARDMLEHLLVEVAGISHAREIVVEVPDQDISVVRGHSAGNVKYLAQKIGLKRLITKPSSVLARGSIKVVGIDGQQACYQMHRTEL, translated from the coding sequence ATGAATAAATCACATTATATTATTCCTGTCTTTGTTCCCGACCTTGGCTGTCCGCATCGGTGTGTTTTCTGCAATCAGAAGAAGATTACCGGACTGGAGCAGGTTCCCGACAGCAGGGAAGTGCGCAGAAAAATACAATCTTACCTGGAAACGATGCCCAAGGGTGAGGGGATTGTTAGGGAAGTAGCCTTTTATGGGGGAAGCTTCACAGCAGTGGATAAGGACTTGCAGAAGGAACTTCTGCAGCCCGCCTATGAATTCATGGTCAAAGGCGATATTAACAGCATTAGGGTTTCTACCAGGCCTGATGCGATATCGGAAGACATTTTGCTCCTGCTGTCAGGATACGGTGTTTCTACTGTTGAACTGGGAGTCCAGTCTATGGATGATGAAGTTCTCTGGAAGTCAGGCAGAGGGCATACCAGCAGAGATGTGCTGAGGGCCGCAGCCTTACTCAGGTCATGGGGTTTCAGCCTGGGCCTGCAGATGATGATCGGGCTTCCCGGGGCTGCAGAGGCAGCGGACCTGTTTACCGCGTCTGAACTGACAGCGCTGGCGCCGGATATGGTGAGGATTTATCCATGCCTGGTTTTAAAGGGGACACATCTTGAGGAACTGTATTGCAAAGGCGATTACCTTCCCCTGGAACTGTGGCAGGCTGTGCAGCGCTGCAAAAAAATCCTGGTTATGTTTGAAAAGGAAGGAATTAATGTAATCAGAATAGGGCTGCAGCCAAGTGAACAGATTAACCTCACGGGAGATGTGATAGCCGGGCCTTACCATCCCGCCTTTAGGGAGCTTGTTGAGAGTGCGGCGGCAAGGGATATGCTGGAACATCTCCTGGTGGAAGTGGCCGGTATTTCCCATGCCCGGGAAATAGTAGTTGAAGTTCCGGACCAGGATATTTCTGTGGTCAGGGGACATTCAGCAGGTAATGTAAAGTATTTGGCCCAAAAGATTGGTCTCAAGCGCCTGATTACCAAACCAAGCAGTGTTCTTGCCAGGGGCAGTATCAAGGTTGTTGGTATTGACGGACAACAGGCCTGTTACCAGATGCACAGGACAGAACTTTAG
- the rnc gene encoding ribonuclease III: MSDFLNQLKAKLGIAWDDSSHLTLALTHSSYAHENKNAEMEHNQRLEFLGDAVLELVISDYLYRQYPQYPEGTLTKIRAGIVCEPSLAEVAGSLCLGDYLYMGKGEERSGGRERPSILADAMESLIGAIYLDRGMDTTYRFILDKLGPVIERVVKDGGIITDYKTHLQELVQKYCDSPLSYEIIKEHGPDHCKTFVAGVSIRGRLWGEGTGRTKKEAEQLAAKDVLEKINNGELDLAGLWNNE, translated from the coding sequence ATGAGTGATTTCCTGAATCAACTGAAAGCAAAATTAGGTATTGCATGGGATGACAGTAGTCACCTTACCCTGGCTCTTACCCATAGTTCTTATGCCCATGAAAACAAGAATGCTGAAATGGAGCATAACCAGCGGCTGGAATTTCTGGGAGATGCGGTACTGGAACTGGTTATCAGTGATTATCTTTACAGACAGTATCCCCAGTATCCTGAGGGAACCCTGACAAAGATCAGGGCAGGCATCGTATGTGAGCCGTCATTGGCAGAAGTGGCCGGTTCCCTGTGCCTGGGGGATTATTTGTATATGGGCAAGGGAGAGGAAAGGAGCGGGGGCAGGGAACGTCCCTCAATCCTTGCAGATGCCATGGAATCTCTTATCGGAGCAATCTACCTTGATCGCGGCATGGACACAACCTACCGGTTTATTCTGGATAAGCTGGGGCCGGTTATTGAGAGAGTTGTTAAGGATGGGGGTATTATCACAGATTATAAGACCCACCTTCAGGAACTTGTCCAGAAATACTGTGACAGCCCTCTTTCCTATGAGATAATAAAGGAGCATGGTCCCGACCACTGCAAGACCTTTGTTGCCGGAGTAAGTATCAGGGGCAGGCTGTGGGGCGAGGGAACCGGACGGACTAAGAAAGAGGCCGAACAGTTGGCGGCAAAAGATGTTTTAGAGAAAATTAATAATGGCGAACTTGATTTGGCAGGCTTGTGGAATAATGAATAA
- the fabF gene encoding beta-ketoacyl-ACP synthase II, whose amino-acid sequence MDKRVVVTGVGMVTPVGTGRDKFWDSIVNGRSGIVPITRFDAHQLPTRIAGEIRDFDPLDYLDKKEARRMDRYTHFAIAATNIALEDAGIQPDQLEKERVGILLGSGVGGIETVENQARVLIEKGPGRISPFFVPMMIANIAGAQVAISYGFKGPNLTSVSACASSTNSIGEAFRLIQRGEVDVMVTGGTEAPIIPLAMAGFCSMKAMSTRNDAPEKASRPFDRERDGFIMGEGAGVLILESLDHALARNARIYAELAGYGVTCDAYHITASDPEGEGAARAMELALRDAGIDPGEVDYINAHGTSTPVGDISETKAITKVFREHARDIAISSTKSMTGHLLGAAGGIETIICALVIVNSIIPPTINYEHPDPECDLYYVPNKAVSRNVKVAMSNSFGFGGHNATVVVKKYE is encoded by the coding sequence TTGGATAAAAGAGTTGTAGTAACCGGAGTAGGGATGGTGACACCGGTTGGCACGGGCCGGGATAAGTTCTGGGATTCAATTGTCAACGGCAGGAGCGGCATTGTGCCAATCACACGGTTTGATGCACACCAGCTGCCTACCAGGATAGCCGGTGAAATCAGAGACTTTGATCCATTAGACTATCTTGATAAAAAAGAGGCCCGCAGGATGGATAGATATACCCATTTTGCCATTGCGGCCACAAATATAGCTCTGGAGGATGCCGGAATCCAACCGGATCAACTGGAAAAGGAGCGTGTCGGCATTCTGCTGGGTTCAGGTGTTGGGGGCATTGAGACCGTGGAAAATCAGGCCAGGGTTCTTATTGAAAAGGGCCCCGGCAGGATAAGCCCTTTCTTTGTCCCGATGATGATTGCTAATATCGCAGGCGCTCAGGTAGCTATTAGCTATGGTTTTAAGGGACCCAACCTGACGAGTGTCAGTGCGTGTGCATCTAGTACAAACTCAATCGGAGAAGCCTTCCGGCTTATCCAGAGGGGTGAGGTTGATGTAATGGTAACAGGAGGCACCGAGGCTCCGATTATTCCTCTGGCCATGGCAGGGTTCTGTTCCATGAAGGCTATGTCCACGAGGAATGATGCCCCTGAGAAGGCAAGCCGTCCCTTTGACAGGGAACGTGACGGTTTTATTATGGGTGAAGGTGCAGGTGTCCTGATTCTGGAATCACTTGACCATGCCCTTGCCAGGAATGCCCGGATTTATGCTGAACTGGCCGGGTATGGAGTAACTTGTGATGCGTATCACATCACTGCTTCAGACCCCGAAGGGGAAGGTGCAGCCAGGGCAATGGAACTTGCTCTCAGGGATGCCGGTATTGACCCCGGTGAAGTGGATTATATTAACGCTCATGGCACATCAACTCCGGTTGGTGATATTAGCGAAACCAAGGCCATTACAAAAGTTTTTCGGGAACATGCCCGGGATATTGCCATAAGTTCCACCAAGTCGATGACAGGTCATTTGCTTGGCGCTGCCGGGGGCATTGAAACCATTATTTGTGCTCTGGTTATCGTAAATAGTATCATCCCCCCGACGATTAACTATGAACACCCGGACCCCGAGTGTGACCTGTACTATGTGCCCAATAAGGCTGTAAGCCGTAATGTCAAGGTGGCGATGTCCAATTCCTTCGGATTTGGTGGTCATAATGCCACTGTGGTAGTGAAAAAGTATGAGTGA
- a CDS encoding NAD(P)H-dependent flavin oxidoreductase — translation MKFPDFKIGDLIPDMPIIQGGMAVRISTADLAAAVAEEGGVGLIAATGMSVDELRKEIAKARDLTKGIVGINIMFAAREFANLVKTAIDEGIDLIVSGAGFSRDMFTWGKASGVPVVPIVSTPKLAQLSERLGAAAVVVEGKEAGGHLGTLESMKDLIPKVRAAVKIPVIAAGGIIDGSAIKEAFGMGANAVQMGTRFVASEECNASEEFKRLYLKAEPEDVVLIQSPVGLPGRSIMNSFIRRLFDGDDLKPDTCDNCLKKCSRSFCILKALIRSQQGDTENGLVFSGERVGEIKDILPVKEIFKRLLLEMDKAESGV, via the coding sequence ATGAAATTTCCGGACTTTAAGATCGGGGACTTAATACCTGACATGCCTATAATCCAGGGTGGCATGGCTGTTAGGATTTCAACAGCCGACCTTGCCGCAGCTGTTGCTGAAGAGGGTGGAGTAGGCTTGATCGCGGCAACAGGGATGAGTGTTGATGAATTAAGAAAAGAGATTGCTAAAGCCAGGGATTTAACCAAGGGGATAGTAGGTATCAACATAATGTTCGCTGCCAGGGAATTTGCTAACCTTGTGAAGACCGCAATAGATGAAGGTATTGACCTGATTGTTTCCGGGGCCGGGTTTTCCAGGGATATGTTTACCTGGGGCAAAGCCTCCGGGGTGCCGGTTGTGCCTATTGTCTCAACACCAAAACTAGCCCAGCTTTCTGAAAGGCTGGGGGCCGCTGCAGTTGTTGTTGAAGGTAAGGAAGCCGGAGGGCATCTGGGTACTTTGGAATCAATGAAGGATCTTATTCCCAAAGTAAGAGCAGCTGTTAAAATTCCTGTTATTGCAGCCGGCGGAATTATTGACGGGAGCGCCATCAAAGAGGCTTTCGGGATGGGAGCCAATGCAGTCCAGATGGGCACCAGGTTTGTAGCCAGTGAGGAATGTAATGCCTCAGAGGAATTTAAGAGACTGTACCTTAAGGCCGAGCCTGAAGATGTTGTCCTTATCCAGAGTCCGGTAGGACTTCCGGGAAGGAGTATTATGAACAGTTTCATCAGGCGGCTGTTTGACGGAGATGACCTGAAACCCGATACCTGTGATAACTGTCTTAAAAAATGTTCCCGGTCCTTCTGCATTCTAAAGGCTCTCATCAGGTCACAGCAGGGTGATACAGAGAACGGACTTGTTTTTTCCGGGGAAAGAGTCGGTGAAATAAAAGATATATTACCGGTAAAAGAAATTTTTAAAAGACTTCTTCTTGAGATGGATAAGGCCGAGAGTGGGGTGTAG
- a CDS encoding acyl carrier protein, with protein MSAVFDKVKSIIVDQLSVEDEEVTLESTFVDDLGADSLDIVELVMAFEEEFDMEIPDEDAEKIKTVGNAVKYIEEKENQ; from the coding sequence ATGTCAGCTGTTTTTGACAAGGTGAAAAGTATAATCGTGGACCAGTTGAGTGTCGAAGATGAAGAGGTAACCTTGGAATCCACGTTTGTAGACGACCTGGGTGCAGACTCATTAGATATAGTTGAACTGGTTATGGCTTTCGAGGAGGAATTTGATATGGAAATTCCTGATGAGGATGCTGAAAAAATTAAGACTGTGGGAAATGCTGTCAAATACATCGAAGAAAAGGAAAACCAGTAA
- the fabG gene encoding 3-oxoacyl-[acyl-carrier-protein] reductase: MVLRGKTALVTGAGRGIGRTIALRLAESGADVAVVDLSQESVAEVAAEIRNLGQRALELSGNVTVADEVDNFVKKAVAEFGRIDILVNNAGITRDTLLLRMKEEDWDTVLNVNLKGTFLCTKAVSRIMMKQRYGRIVSISSVIGLMGNAGQANYGASKAGIIGFSKSVARELGSRGITCNAVAPGFIETQMTDALPEDMKKELINQIPLGRIGNPQDVADAVLFLVSDAASYITGQTIAVDGGMVMQ; this comes from the coding sequence ATGGTTCTTAGAGGCAAAACTGCGCTTGTTACCGGTGCAGGCCGCGGTATAGGAAGAACAATAGCTCTCAGGCTTGCAGAAAGTGGAGCTGATGTGGCAGTAGTTGACCTTAGCCAGGAATCAGTTGCCGAAGTTGCTGCTGAAATCCGTAATCTGGGTCAGCGAGCTCTGGAACTATCAGGAAACGTTACTGTTGCAGATGAAGTTGACAATTTTGTAAAAAAAGCCGTAGCTGAATTTGGCAGAATAGATATTTTGGTGAATAATGCCGGTATCACCCGAGATACACTGTTACTACGGATGAAAGAAGAGGACTGGGATACAGTTCTCAATGTAAACTTAAAAGGCACGTTCCTTTGTACCAAGGCTGTTTCCAGGATAATGATGAAACAGAGGTATGGTAGGATAGTCAGCATATCGTCTGTGATTGGTTTGATGGGAAATGCCGGACAGGCCAATTACGGGGCTTCCAAGGCAGGAATTATCGGTTTTTCAAAATCGGTAGCCAGAGAGCTGGGGTCGCGGGGGATTACATGTAACGCTGTCGCTCCCGGGTTTATTGAAACCCAGATGACCGATGCTCTACCTGAGGATATGAAAAAAGAACTGATAAACCAGATTCCTCTTGGCAGGATTGGGAATCCTCAGGATGTGGCAGATGCGGTTTTGTTCCTGGTGTCTGATGCGGCCAGTTATATTACTGGGCAGACCATTGCTGTTGATGGCGGGATGGTAATGCAGTAA
- the fabD gene encoding ACP S-malonyltransferase codes for MKTAFVFPGQGSQYVGMGKELYDSFSIARQVFEQANEVLGFDLKKLCFEGPEDELKMTSNTQPAILTVSTACREVLREHGITPDAAAGHSLGEYSALVAAQALTFPDSVQLVRKRGLFMQACSSDAGMAAVLGLDTDNVLKACQKASLEGVVEAANYNCPGQIVIAGETRALNKAMELCLEYGAKRVVPLQVSGPFHSSLMQEAAERLAAELDKVTFNEPVCPLISNVTAETVGSAAEVRRLLLRQVSSPVRWEGCTRQLAEIGTEVFIETGPGKVLSGLGKKIVREKIFLNVEDVTSLEKTLDNLKEVI; via the coding sequence ATGAAAACTGCTTTTGTTTTCCCCGGGCAGGGGTCGCAATATGTAGGTATGGGCAAGGAATTATATGATAGTTTTTCTATTGCCAGGCAGGTTTTTGAGCAGGCGAATGAAGTCCTTGGATTTGACCTCAAGAAGCTGTGTTTTGAAGGCCCGGAGGATGAATTGAAAATGACCTCTAATACCCAGCCGGCAATTCTAACCGTAAGTACAGCCTGCCGGGAGGTGTTGCGGGAACATGGCATAACTCCTGACGCTGCTGCCGGGCACAGCCTTGGGGAATACTCTGCCCTGGTGGCCGCACAGGCCTTGACCTTTCCGGATTCAGTGCAGCTGGTCAGGAAACGGGGACTGTTTATGCAGGCTTGCTCCTCTGATGCCGGGATGGCAGCGGTTTTGGGGCTGGACACAGATAATGTGCTCAAGGCCTGTCAGAAAGCCTCGCTGGAAGGTGTAGTGGAAGCTGCCAACTATAATTGTCCCGGCCAGATTGTAATCGCAGGTGAAACACGGGCTCTTAACAAGGCCATGGAGTTATGTCTTGAATATGGGGCTAAGAGAGTTGTTCCATTACAGGTGAGCGGACCTTTTCATTCTAGTTTGATGCAGGAAGCAGCTGAGCGACTGGCTGCAGAGCTGGATAAGGTTACATTTAATGAGCCTGTCTGTCCGCTGATTTCAAATGTTACGGCCGAGACGGTCGGTTCCGCTGCCGAGGTCAGGCGGCTGCTGCTAAGACAGGTCAGCAGTCCCGTAAGGTGGGAAGGGTGCACCAGGCAGTTGGCGGAAATAGGTACAGAAGTATTTATTGAAACAGGCCCGGGTAAGGTATTATCGGGATTAGGCAAAAAAATTGTCAGGGAAAAAATATTTTTAAATGTCGAGGATGTGACGTCATTAGAAAAGACCCTTGATAATTTGAAGGAGGTTATATAG